One stretch of Amycolatopsis sp. NBC_00345 DNA includes these proteins:
- a CDS encoding APC family permease, translating into MSTASTAPRATLERRLGLPGVVLFGLAYMAPLIVLGTFGVVATTTGGTVPSAYILALVAMLFTAASYGKMAATHPVAGSAYTYVRKAIDSRLGFLVGWAVLLDYFFLPMVIWLIGGAYLSAQFPAVPSWLWLIAFIVLTTVLNVLGIKIAEKANFVLMAFQILVIAFFVVLSISQVVSDGHSLASGDPFFHPGSTFATISGGAALATYSFLGFDAVTTLTEETIEPRRTIPRAILLTALIGGGIFVVLAYFTQLVHPGSTFNDESSAAFEIATHIGGNLFASFFLAGLVVAQFASGIAAQASASRLMFAMGRDGVLPRIFGRLQPKLHTPAFAIGLTGLVGLIALALDVTTSTSFINFGAFTAFTMVNVSVIATWIRDRNTTRRNVLTWLVAPAIGAIVDLWLLINLDGIALVFGLVWLAIGIVYLTFLTHGFRRPPPEITFEE; encoded by the coding sequence ATGAGCACGGCGAGCACGGCCCCCAGGGCCACTTTGGAACGACGGCTGGGACTGCCCGGCGTCGTCCTCTTCGGACTCGCGTACATGGCGCCGCTGATCGTGCTCGGCACGTTCGGCGTCGTCGCGACGACGACCGGGGGCACGGTCCCCTCGGCGTACATCCTGGCGCTGGTCGCGATGCTCTTCACCGCGGCGAGCTACGGCAAGATGGCCGCCACCCATCCGGTCGCCGGGTCCGCTTACACGTACGTGCGCAAGGCCATCGATTCCCGGCTCGGCTTCCTCGTGGGCTGGGCGGTGCTGCTCGACTACTTCTTCCTGCCGATGGTGATCTGGCTGATCGGCGGCGCGTACCTGTCCGCGCAGTTCCCGGCCGTGCCCAGCTGGCTGTGGCTGATCGCGTTCATCGTGCTCACCACCGTGCTGAACGTGCTCGGCATCAAGATCGCCGAGAAGGCCAACTTCGTCCTGATGGCGTTCCAGATCCTGGTGATCGCGTTCTTCGTGGTGCTCTCGATCTCGCAGGTGGTCTCCGACGGGCATTCGCTCGCCAGCGGCGACCCGTTCTTCCACCCGGGCAGCACGTTCGCGACGATTTCGGGCGGCGCCGCGCTGGCGACGTACTCGTTCCTCGGCTTCGACGCCGTCACGACGCTCACCGAGGAGACCATCGAGCCGCGGCGCACCATCCCGCGCGCGATCCTGCTGACCGCGCTGATCGGCGGCGGCATCTTCGTCGTGCTCGCCTACTTCACCCAGCTGGTGCACCCGGGCAGCACGTTCAACGACGAGTCGTCCGCGGCGTTCGAGATCGCGACGCACATCGGCGGCAACCTCTTCGCCAGTTTCTTCCTGGCCGGCCTCGTCGTCGCGCAGTTCGCGTCCGGCATCGCCGCGCAGGCCAGCGCGTCGCGGCTGATGTTCGCGATGGGCCGCGACGGGGTGCTGCCGCGGATCTTCGGCCGGCTCCAGCCGAAGCTGCACACCCCCGCGTTCGCCATCGGGCTGACCGGGCTGGTGGGGCTGATCGCGCTGGCACTGGACGTGACCACGTCGACGTCCTTCATCAACTTCGGCGCGTTCACGGCCTTCACGATGGTCAATGTCAGCGTGATCGCCACGTGGATCCGCGACCGGAACACGACGCGGCGCAACGTGCTGACGTGGCTGGTCGCCCCCGCGATCGGCGCCATCGTCGACCTGTGGCTACTGATCAACCTCGACGGCATCGCGCTGGTGTTCGGCCTGGTGTGGCTGGCGATCGGGATCGTCTACCTGACGTTCCTGACCCACGGGTTCCGCCGGCCGCCGCCGGAGATCACGTTCGAGGAGTGA
- a CDS encoding carbon-nitrogen hydrolase family protein gives MSRPLPIALAQLPPRPYTDTVQAYAGEVRALLADHPETRLVAFPELHLCGVEGTAEERTEQLNAAAQPLDGPRTRELAQLAGDLGVWLAPGSVCERGGNGELFNTALVFSPGGELAGSYRKIFPWRPYEPYDPGDRFVVADLAGVGRLGFSICYDAWFPEVARHLAWLGAELVLNPVQTTTRDRVQELVLARANAITNQVFVASVNTAGPVGVGDSILVDPEGIVLDELPGDESGVLARTIDLDEVARVRREGTAGVNRMWDQFTAADAPLELPLYQGRIEPDRWRPRQEGAR, from the coding sequence ATGTCCCGCCCGCTGCCGATCGCGCTCGCCCAGCTGCCGCCGCGCCCGTACACCGACACCGTGCAGGCGTACGCAGGCGAGGTTCGCGCCCTGCTGGCCGATCACCCCGAAACCCGTCTGGTCGCGTTTCCGGAACTGCACCTCTGCGGCGTCGAGGGCACGGCCGAAGAACGCACGGAGCAGCTGAACGCCGCCGCGCAGCCGTTGGACGGACCACGCACCCGTGAGCTGGCGCAGCTGGCCGGCGACCTCGGCGTCTGGCTCGCCCCGGGCAGCGTCTGCGAACGCGGCGGCAACGGTGAGCTCTTCAACACCGCACTCGTCTTCTCCCCCGGCGGCGAGCTGGCCGGCAGCTACCGCAAGATCTTCCCGTGGCGGCCGTACGAGCCGTACGACCCGGGTGACCGCTTCGTGGTCGCCGACCTCGCCGGCGTCGGCCGTCTGGGCTTCTCCATCTGTTACGACGCCTGGTTCCCCGAGGTCGCCCGCCACCTCGCGTGGCTCGGCGCGGAGCTCGTGCTCAACCCCGTGCAGACCACGACGCGCGACCGCGTGCAGGAACTCGTGCTCGCGCGCGCGAACGCGATCACCAACCAGGTCTTCGTCGCGAGTGTGAATACCGCCGGTCCCGTCGGGGTAGGAGACAGCATCCTGGTCGACCCCGAGGGCATCGTGCTCGACGAGCTGCCGGGCGACGAGTCCGGCGTGCTCGCGCGCACGATCGACCTGGACGAGGTCGCCCGCGTCCGGCGAGAGGGCACGGCGGGCGTCAACCGGATGTGGGACCAGTTCACGGCGGCCGACGCGCCGCTGGAACTGCCGCTCTACCAAGGCCGGATCGAGCCGGACCGGTGGCGTCCGCGACAAGAAGGAGCCCGATGA
- a CDS encoding FadR/GntR family transcriptional regulator — translation MAADLRAPALTGIRRLSALDTVRARIALAIELGLLGPGERLPPNGEIARALGVGAITVRRALVSLCEDGVLERRRGRNGGTLVAVDAPSGRVGEIKAYEESTAEVRELIDHRLVLESGLAQLVAMRRPDESIDRLRDLVHRMDAATGWAEFHDLDAEFHLAVAAAGAPAPAVKQYGQVLRELYRFYLPYPMQALRMSNREHELLLQALADGEPETAALVTRAHVGELHRTMFVGLGR, via the coding sequence ATGGCTGCCGACCTGCGCGCGCCCGCGTTGACGGGCATCCGGCGCCTGTCCGCGCTCGACACCGTCCGGGCCCGCATCGCGCTCGCGATCGAGCTCGGCCTGCTCGGACCGGGGGAGCGGTTGCCCCCGAACGGCGAGATCGCGCGGGCGCTGGGCGTCGGCGCCATCACCGTGCGGCGGGCGCTGGTGTCGCTGTGCGAGGACGGGGTGCTCGAACGCCGTCGCGGCCGTAACGGCGGCACCCTCGTCGCCGTTGACGCGCCCTCGGGCCGGGTCGGCGAGATCAAGGCGTACGAGGAGTCGACGGCCGAGGTGCGGGAGCTGATCGACCACCGCCTGGTGCTGGAGTCGGGTCTGGCCCAGCTGGTGGCCATGCGTCGCCCGGACGAGTCGATCGACCGGCTCCGCGACCTCGTCCACCGCATGGACGCCGCGACGGGCTGGGCCGAGTTCCACGACCTCGACGCCGAGTTCCACCTGGCCGTGGCCGCCGCGGGTGCGCCGGCGCCGGCGGTGAAGCAGTACGGACAGGTGCTGCGCGAGCTGTACCGCTTCTACCTGCCCTATCCGATGCAGGCGTTGCGGATGTCCAACCGGGAGCACGAACTGCTCCTCCAGGCCCTCGCCGACGGTGAGCCGGAGACCGCCGCGCTCGTGACGCGCGCGCACGTGGGCGAACTCCACCGGACGATGTTCGTCGGGCTGGGTCGCTGA
- a CDS encoding alpha/beta fold hydrolase, with protein sequence MPKFRYLAPFVAAAAMVPLAPAVAAAEGLDWKPCASVAKDWDASDQRTECAMVPVPLDYADPGGRTIDIAVSRIRATGERTGAILINPGGPGQSGMAMPRDLAGSKAAGLLVHHDLIGFDPRGVDYSASLPCPGDETQPGPSLPEKDQARFIAERDAKANARCIAQDPALVHSFTTPDIARDMDRIREALGEQKIGYYGISWGTALGAQYRTLFDGHVDKMLLDSVMPPDLNVTAMDDGQATAGENTFHEFSAWIARYDAVYHFGPDEATVAKALLDLRAELTAHPRTAADGSPINGDTVNAMYADPRRQWADLAAQLVTIRDGGTPAAPSSAAKTGALGWDTTPTGFDHFQQTALLCNESPSPRDFDTVWQHRLDRMRRNPVAGGHGLYEQLCVGWPEAARPWQLGPGTSPLQLVGHTYEPVTPIGWAVAMQRRIGGALMTIEDDAHGSLSSLPCAEAAVTFFDTGRTTTQSCPGAPIPAPRT encoded by the coding sequence ATGCCGAAGTTCCGCTATCTCGCTCCGTTCGTCGCGGCTGCGGCGATGGTCCCCCTCGCGCCGGCGGTGGCCGCGGCCGAAGGGCTGGACTGGAAGCCGTGCGCCTCCGTGGCGAAGGATTGGGACGCGAGTGACCAGCGCACGGAGTGCGCGATGGTTCCCGTCCCGCTCGACTACGCCGATCCCGGTGGCCGGACGATCGACATCGCCGTCAGCCGGATCCGCGCGACCGGCGAGCGCACCGGCGCGATCCTGATCAACCCCGGCGGGCCCGGCCAGTCCGGCATGGCCATGCCGCGCGACCTCGCCGGGAGCAAGGCCGCCGGGCTGCTCGTCCACCACGACCTCATCGGCTTCGACCCGCGCGGCGTCGACTACAGCGCGAGCCTCCCGTGCCCCGGCGACGAGACCCAGCCCGGCCCGTCGTTGCCCGAAAAGGACCAGGCCCGGTTCATCGCCGAGCGGGACGCCAAGGCCAACGCGCGGTGCATCGCGCAGGACCCGGCGCTCGTCCACTCGTTCACGACGCCGGACATCGCCCGAGACATGGACCGGATCCGCGAGGCGCTGGGCGAGCAGAAGATCGGCTACTACGGCATTTCCTGGGGCACCGCGCTGGGCGCGCAGTACCGGACCCTCTTCGACGGGCACGTCGACAAGATGCTGCTCGACTCCGTCATGCCGCCGGACCTCAACGTCACCGCCATGGACGACGGCCAGGCGACCGCGGGCGAGAACACCTTCCACGAGTTCTCCGCCTGGATCGCGCGCTACGACGCCGTCTACCACTTCGGCCCCGACGAGGCCACGGTGGCGAAGGCCCTGCTCGACCTGCGTGCGGAGCTCACCGCGCACCCGCGCACGGCCGCCGACGGTTCGCCGATCAACGGCGACACCGTCAACGCCATGTACGCCGACCCTCGTCGCCAGTGGGCGGACCTCGCCGCGCAGCTCGTGACCATCCGGGACGGCGGCACCCCGGCGGCGCCGTCGTCCGCGGCGAAAACGGGCGCGCTCGGCTGGGACACCACGCCGACCGGCTTCGACCACTTCCAGCAGACGGCCCTGCTCTGCAACGAGTCCCCGAGCCCGCGCGACTTCGACACCGTCTGGCAGCACCGCCTCGACCGCATGCGGCGCAACCCGGTCGCCGGCGGGCACGGGCTGTACGAGCAGCTGTGCGTGGGCTGGCCGGAGGCCGCGCGGCCGTGGCAGCTGGGCCCCGGCACCAGCCCGTTGCAGCTCGTCGGCCACACCTACGAGCCGGTGACGCCGATCGGCTGGGCCGTCGCCATGCAGCGGCGAATCGGCGGCGCGCTGATGACGATCGAAGACGACGCGCACGGCTCGCTGTCGTCACTGCCCTGCGCCGAAGCCGCCGTGACGTTTTTCGACACCGGCCGCACGACCACGCAGTCGTGCCCCGGCGCGCCGATCCCGGCCCCGCGGACGTGA
- a CDS encoding nuclear transport factor 2 family protein encodes MSEALRRHVDAFNARDLDALLAGFTEDAVWVTGTTVVRGIDELTDLFADAMTQLLPTLTIQDVLTDGDRVAAQLTETLTHDGQERTFAIAGFYRLRDGRITSAKIYREGSAELA; translated from the coding sequence ATGAGCGAAGCACTGCGACGGCACGTCGACGCCTTCAACGCCCGTGACCTGGACGCGCTCCTCGCCGGCTTCACCGAGGACGCCGTCTGGGTCACGGGCACCACGGTCGTCCGCGGGATCGACGAGCTGACCGACCTCTTCGCCGACGCGATGACCCAGCTCCTCCCGACCTTGACGATCCAGGACGTCCTCACCGACGGCGACCGCGTGGCCGCCCAGCTGACCGAAACGCTCACCCACGACGGCCAGGAGCGCACCTTCGCCATCGCGGGCTTTTACCGGCTCCGCGACGGCCGCATCACCTCGGCGAAGATCTACCGCGAGGGCAGCGCGGAACTCGCCTGA